Proteins encoded within one genomic window of Lactococcus garvieae:
- a CDS encoding glycoside hydrolase family 1 protein — MQIKFPENFWWGAATSGPQSEGRFNKQHANMFDYFYEIQPEKFYQHQGPDTASNFYNDFKNDIRLMKEAGLKTVRTSIQWSRFIDDLEKNTVNQDAVNFYNAVIDEFITQGITPMINLHHFDLPVELYHKYGGWESKKVVNLYAGFAEKAFECFGDRIQYWFTHNEPLVVVEGGYLFQFHYPNKIDGHTAVQVAYNLQLASSKAIAKYRALNLDGKIGIILNLTPPYPSTQEPEDLQASHIADLWLNRLYMDASVKGEFPQELIDILQKENALWNSDEEELKIIRENKVDLLGINFYHPNRVQRPKYSANSLAVDFMPNKFWQEFVLPSCRMNVDKGWEIYPQAIYDIAKDIQENYGNIDWFISENGMGVSNEERYMNSDGIIEDDYRIQFIKEHLYWLNKAMLEGSNCLGYHLWTPIDCWSWLNAYRNRYGLISTNIHTQVKTLKKSAHWFRDLSDSNQFEVSPLIEET; from the coding sequence ATGCAAATTAAATTCCCCGAGAACTTCTGGTGGGGCGCCGCCACAAGTGGCCCTCAATCTGAAGGACGCTTTAATAAACAGCATGCTAACATGTTTGATTATTTTTATGAAATACAGCCTGAAAAATTTTACCAACACCAAGGCCCCGACACAGCAAGTAATTTTTACAATGATTTTAAAAATGATATCCGCCTAATGAAAGAAGCTGGATTAAAAACGGTTCGTACCTCTATCCAATGGAGTCGTTTTATCGATGATTTAGAAAAAAATACTGTAAATCAAGATGCTGTAAACTTTTATAATGCTGTCATTGATGAATTCATCACCCAAGGTATCACTCCAATGATTAATCTTCATCATTTTGACTTACCTGTGGAGCTGTATCATAAGTATGGAGGCTGGGAGTCAAAAAAAGTTGTTAACCTCTATGCTGGTTTTGCCGAAAAAGCTTTTGAATGCTTTGGTGATCGTATCCAATATTGGTTCACCCATAACGAACCTTTGGTAGTTGTTGAAGGAGGCTACCTCTTCCAATTCCATTATCCGAATAAAATTGATGGGCACACGGCTGTTCAAGTGGCTTATAATTTACAATTAGCTTCAAGTAAAGCTATAGCTAAATACCGTGCGCTCAATTTAGACGGAAAGATTGGGATTATTCTCAACCTCACGCCCCCATACCCTTCCACTCAAGAGCCCGAAGATCTTCAGGCAAGTCATATTGCTGACTTATGGTTAAATCGTCTCTATATGGACGCTTCTGTTAAAGGTGAATTTCCTCAAGAATTGATTGATATTCTACAAAAAGAAAATGCGCTCTGGAACTCGGATGAAGAAGAATTAAAAATTATTCGTGAAAACAAAGTTGATTTGTTAGGCATTAATTTTTATCATCCTAATCGTGTCCAACGGCCGAAATACTCTGCTAATTCTTTGGCTGTAGATTTTATGCCTAATAAATTTTGGCAGGAATTTGTGCTCCCTTCTTGCCGCATGAATGTCGATAAAGGTTGGGAAATCTATCCTCAAGCAATCTATGATATCGCCAAAGATATTCAAGAAAATTATGGAAATATTGACTGGTTTATTTCCGAGAATGGAATGGGCGTTTCAAATGAAGAGAGATATATGAATAGTGATGGGATTATTGAAGATGATTATCGTATTCAATTTATTAAGGAACATCTCTATTGGCTGAATAAGGCGATGCTAGAAGGCAGTAACTGTTTAGGATACCACCTATGGACCCCTATTGATTGTTGGAGTTGGCTGAATGCTTATCGTAACCGTTATGGTCTGATTTCAACTAATATCCACACTCAAGTTAAAACCTTAAAAAAATCTGCCCACTGGTTCAGAGATTTGTCAGACAGTAACCAGTTTGAAGTTAGTCCGCTTATAGAAGAAACTTAA
- a CDS encoding S1 RNA-binding domain-containing protein, with the protein MNNLLATTFSAIITAEGDQFYFLQKDDNVIRLAKSEGEHQVGDIVTGFAYMDKSDKMCMTTQEPNATREKFGWGTVTDVRRDLGAFVDIGLAGKDIVVSLDDLPLPEDKNQWPKKGDKLFVKIVVDAKDRLWGKLAWHQDFWEMSGPAYDNMKNQDLRAIVYRNKETGAFVYLPDNNMLGFIHPSESFGTLRIGQELQVRVIGFRDQDRSLNLSAKPRAYEMLDADAQMILAYLDSMGGKMPFNDKSTPDEIKATFGISKGQFKKALGGLMKNKKIKQGPEGTELL; encoded by the coding sequence ATGAATAATTTATTAGCAACTACATTTTCAGCTATCATCACAGCTGAGGGTGATCAATTTTACTTTTTGCAAAAGGATGACAATGTCATTCGTCTCGCAAAATCAGAAGGAGAACATCAAGTCGGAGATATCGTGACTGGTTTTGCCTATATGGACAAATCGGACAAGATGTGTATGACTACACAAGAGCCCAATGCAACTCGTGAAAAATTTGGTTGGGGTACAGTAACCGATGTCCGCCGTGACTTGGGTGCCTTTGTTGATATTGGCTTAGCTGGAAAGGATATTGTCGTTTCTCTTGATGATCTTCCTCTGCCGGAAGACAAAAATCAGTGGCCTAAAAAAGGCGACAAGCTTTTTGTTAAGATTGTTGTTGATGCGAAGGATCGTCTTTGGGGTAAATTAGCTTGGCACCAGGACTTCTGGGAAATGTCAGGTCCTGCCTATGACAATATGAAAAACCAAGACTTACGCGCTATTGTTTACCGTAATAAAGAAACAGGAGCTTTTGTCTACCTTCCAGACAATAACATGCTTGGTTTTATCCATCCTAGTGAATCTTTTGGTACATTACGCATTGGTCAAGAACTTCAGGTTCGTGTTATTGGTTTCCGTGATCAAGACCGTAGCTTGAATCTTAGTGCCAAACCACGTGCTTATGAAATGCTGGATGCAGATGCGCAGATGATTCTTGCTTATCTTGACAGCATGGGCGGCAAGATGCCTTTTAATGATAAATCTACACCAGATGAGATTAAAGCAACTTTTGGCATTTCCAAAGGACAATTTAAAAAAGCACTTGGTGGTTTGATGAAAAATAAAAAAATCAAACAAGGGCCAGAAGGCACAGAACTGCTTTAA